From Rickettsia endosymbiont of Ceutorhynchus obstrictus, a single genomic window includes:
- a CDS encoding DUF721 domain-containing protein, producing MKPIKDNLDLILRRVLNKQHPLLAEIVINWHKIVGSAVNAKARPLKITSGMHKGQKTNILHVQIENSAVHPEIAFQQEIILERIAIYLGFKAIHSLRIMVYKSSK from the coding sequence ATGAAACCTATTAAAGATAATCTAGATTTAATTCTTAGACGAGTTTTAAATAAGCAACATCCGCTACTTGCCGAAATTGTGATTAATTGGCACAAAATTGTCGGCAGCGCAGTTAATGCTAAAGCGCGTCCTTTAAAAATAACCTCAGGCATGCATAAAGGACAGAAAACAAATATACTTCATGTACAAATAGAGAATTCTGCAGTCCATCCGGAAATTGCTTTTCAGCAAGAAATAATATTAGAGCGCATTGCAATTTACTTAGGTTTCAAAGCAATACATAGTTTACGGATAATGGTCTATAAAAGCTCGAAATAA
- the radC gene encoding RadC family protein yields the protein MKSNLYLNNFNVWDLTYENDIEGVNSLNEAEGCQGDYIGPHYIGHRKRVKQRLINAGGASGFSDYELLELILFSAIPRKDVKPLAKKLLEKFKNLTNLISLDKDKLLSISGTNENLYVNFAVMRELINRILKQRITNKNIIGSWGALVDYLKVTMSSIPLEQFRVLFLNKKNILIADEVLSQGTIDQAAIYPREIIKRALFNEASAIILVHNHPSGSPQPSKADIDTTRKIVETCHTVNISVHDHVIIANNDYFSFKSNMLL from the coding sequence ATGAAAAGTAACTTATATTTAAATAATTTTAATGTTTGGGATTTAACATACGAAAATGATATTGAAGGAGTTAATAGCCTTAACGAAGCGGAGGGGTGTCAAGGTGATTATATAGGACCTCATTATATAGGGCATCGAAAGCGGGTAAAACAACGTCTTATTAATGCCGGCGGAGCATCGGGGTTTTCTGATTATGAGTTACTAGAACTGATATTATTTTCTGCTATCCCTCGCAAAGACGTAAAACCTTTAGCAAAAAAATTGTTGGAAAAATTTAAAAATCTTACTAATTTAATTAGTCTTGATAAAGATAAATTACTCAGTATAAGCGGTACAAATGAAAATTTATACGTTAATTTTGCGGTAATGCGTGAGTTAATAAATAGGATATTAAAACAGAGAATAACGAATAAAAATATTATCGGGTCATGGGGAGCTTTAGTTGATTATTTGAAAGTTACAATGAGTAGTATACCGCTAGAGCAGTTCCGCGTATTATTCTTGAATAAAAAAAATATTTTAATTGCCGATGAAGTTTTAAGCCAAGGTACCATTGACCAGGCAGCAATATATCCGCGGGAAATAATAAAACGAGCGTTATTTAACGAAGCGAGCGCGATTATATTAGTTCATAATCATCCAAGCGGTAGCCCGCAGCCTTCAAAGGCCGATATTGATACGACCCGTAAAATAGTAGAAACTTGCCATACCGTAAATATATCGGTACACGATCACGTTATTATAGCTAATAATGATTATTTTAGCTTCAAATCTAATATGTTATTATGA
- the map gene encoding type I methionyl aminopeptidase: MSIKIHSTEDFHKMRAAGKLAAETLDFITDYVNPGVTTNSLNNLCHDFIIASNAIPAPLNYKGFPKSICTSINHIVCHGIPNDKPLRNGDIINIDVTVIVDGWYGDTSRMYYVGEVAIKPKRLIQVAYDAMMKGIEIVKPGVRFGDIGHAIQTYAEKHNYSVVRDYTGHGIGQVFHAEPSVLNYGTKGTGAVLKEGMFFTIEPMVNAGHYATHLSKLDGWTVTTRDKSLSAQFEHSMGVTKDGFEIFTLSPKNLRHPPYVR; the protein is encoded by the coding sequence ATGAGTATAAAAATTCATTCAACCGAAGATTTCCACAAGATGCGAGCAGCGGGGAAGTTGGCAGCTGAAACTTTAGATTTTATTACCGATTATGTAAATCCCGGAGTTACTACAAACTCCTTGAATAATCTTTGTCATGATTTTATTATTGCGAGTAATGCTATTCCGGCGCCTTTAAATTATAAAGGGTTTCCAAAATCGATTTGCACGTCGATAAATCATATAGTGTGCCACGGTATTCCAAACGATAAACCGCTAAGGAACGGTGATATAATTAACATTGATGTAACCGTAATCGTTGACGGATGGTATGGCGATACTAGTCGTATGTATTATGTCGGTGAAGTGGCGATTAAACCGAAGCGGCTTATCCAGGTTGCCTATGATGCCATGATGAAAGGGATTGAAATAGTTAAGCCCGGTGTGCGCTTCGGTGATATAGGGCATGCTATCCAAACTTACGCCGAGAAGCATAATTATTCGGTGGTAAGAGATTATACGGGACACGGTATCGGTCAAGTTTTTCATGCTGAACCGTCTGTATTAAATTACGGAACTAAAGGCACGGGGGCAGTACTTAAAGAAGGTATGTTTTTTACTATTGAGCCGATGGTTAATGCCGGTCATTATGCTACGCATTTAAGCAAGCTTGACGGCTGGACGGTTACCACTCGCGATAAATCTTTATCGGCGCAATTTGAACATAGTATGGGAGTTACTAAAGACGGTTTTGAAATATTTACCCTATCACCTAAAAACCTCCGCCACCCTCCTTATGTTAGGTGA
- the pal gene encoding peptidoglycan-associated lipoprotein Pal, translated as MTTKKITLAFLALFLLAGCNTSKRTAQTDGMMNQGEETSLMKDFEKSAGNAVWFAYDSSALSEKSKEELEKQACWLSRHPHVKATVEGHCDERGTREYNLGLGERRAAAAQKFLTQKGVGQDRISIISYGKDRPAMIGNNEEAYAYNRRAVTVVHQ; from the coding sequence ATGACAACAAAAAAAATTACACTAGCTTTTCTTGCTTTATTTCTTCTTGCAGGCTGTAATACTTCAAAAAGAACTGCACAAACTGACGGTATGATGAATCAAGGCGAAGAAACTTCTTTAATGAAAGATTTTGAAAAAAGTGCCGGTAATGCAGTATGGTTTGCTTACGATAGTTCCGCTTTATCCGAAAAAAGTAAAGAAGAACTAGAAAAACAAGCTTGCTGGTTATCTAGACATCCTCATGTAAAAGCTACAGTTGAAGGACATTGCGATGAAAGAGGTACTAGAGAATACAATCTAGGTCTTGGCGAAAGAAGAGCAGCCGCTGCACAAAAATTCTTAACACAGAAAGGTGTTGGGCAGGACAGAATAAGCATCATATCTTACGGTAAAGATAGACCGGCTATGATAGGAAATAATGAAGAAGCTTATGCTTATAATCGTAGAGCTGTAACTGTTGTACATCAATAA
- a CDS encoding glycosyltransferase family 4 protein encodes MTYINSYMLLFICSMVATSLLTRLLIRYLSSLGVVDVPSNRRSHDKVTPRGGGLAIVIVVTIAFSLFEYLTTDALITSIKLIPLLFVIAAVSFWDDLKPISAFIRLIVHLICSAFAVFFFLLPVVSLDYDLSLYIIFTLAVIALSGFTNIYNFMDGIDGISCMQSIHLSITMLLLCYLQSYAIANLYFIVTLSTIILGCCSGFLIFNWHPAKVFLGDIGSISLGFLTGLCLLLLSSSGIHLFIACFIAVLYYIADGGLTILIRLINKEKIWQPHLKHFFQKAVQNGKTHKQVVSSVAICNIFLMILSVTSLYYPIISIMLALAVMLLTLVKLLK; translated from the coding sequence ATGACTTATATAAATAGCTATATGTTATTATTTATTTGTTCGATGGTAGCGACGAGTTTACTGACTAGGTTATTGATTCGCTATCTTTCTTCTTTGGGAGTGGTGGACGTGCCAAGCAACCGCCGCTCACACGATAAAGTAACGCCGCGCGGGGGAGGGCTTGCTATCGTAATTGTCGTAACTATAGCTTTTAGTCTGTTTGAATATTTAACTACCGATGCGCTTATTACTTCAATAAAACTTATCCCACTGTTATTTGTTATTGCGGCAGTGTCATTTTGGGATGATTTAAAACCGATATCCGCCTTTATTCGGTTAATAGTTCATTTAATTTGCTCTGCTTTTGCTGTTTTCTTTTTTTTATTGCCGGTAGTGTCGCTTGATTACGACCTATCTTTATATATAATTTTTACCTTAGCGGTTATTGCTTTAAGCGGTTTCACAAATATTTATAATTTTATGGACGGCATAGACGGTATTAGTTGCATGCAGTCAATTCATCTATCAATTACGATGTTACTGTTATGCTATTTACAATCTTATGCAATCGCAAATCTATATTTTATAGTTACTTTAAGCACTATTATACTCGGCTGCTGTTCCGGTTTTTTGATATTTAATTGGCATCCGGCTAAGGTGTTTTTAGGGGATATCGGCAGTATTAGTCTTGGCTTTTTAACAGGTCTTTGTTTGCTTTTACTTAGCTCTTCCGGCATCCATTTGTTTATCGCTTGTTTTATTGCGGTATTATATTATATTGCCGACGGAGGTCTCACTATCTTAATTAGGCTTATTAATAAAGAAAAAATTTGGCAACCTCATTTAAAACATTTTTTTCAAAAAGCGGTACAAAACGGTAAAACCCATAAGCAAGTAGTAAGCAGCGTTGCTATTTGTAATATATTCTTAATGATATTGTCCGTGACTTCTTTATATTACCCTATTATATCTATTATGCTTGCTTTGGCGGTAATGTTACTAACTTTAGTTAAGTTGTTAAAATGA